A part of Geotrypetes seraphini chromosome 9, aGeoSer1.1, whole genome shotgun sequence genomic DNA contains:
- the P2RY14 gene encoding P2Y purinoceptor 14, giving the protein MNFSENLNSSTNTSISCVPSATITQLIVPALYCVIFIIGILLNCPTAWIFFHISSNRSFVIYLKNVIIADLLMSFTFPFRIISDFAIGPWQMRVVMCRYSAVIFYLNMYIGIIFLGLISFDRYCKIVKPLIAPFLQSTTFTKILSGLVWVIMIILFIPNMILTNKTPTEANSFKCTNLKNELGMSWHKASSYIAVIIFWIVFSLLIFFYSVISRKIYNSYRKFRKNSKEAKKKSSRNIFSIMLVFCICFVPYHVCRISFTQSQTTAQLSCQSENMLLYFKELTLLLSAVNVCLDPIIYFLLCKPFRRMLFKKLFIGYGNTNITENSKSRRSPQGSACSS; this is encoded by the coding sequence ATGAATTTTTCAGAAAACTTGAACTCCAGCACAAACACCTCAATAAGCTGTGTTCCCAGTGCTACCATAACCCAGCTAATCGTGCCAGCTTTATACTGCGTCATCTTCATCATAGGAATCCTGCTCAATTGTCCAACTGCATGGATTTTCTTCCACATTTCTAGCAATAGAAGCTTTGTCATCTATCTCAAGAATGTCATCATCGCCGACCTCCTAATGAGCTTCACCTTCCCTTTCAGGATCATCAGCGATTTTGCCATTGGGCCATGGCAAATGCGAGTTGTCATGTGTCGATATTCTGCTGTGATTTTTTACCTGAATATGTACATTGGAATTATATTCTTGGGGCTGATAAGTTTCGACAGGTACTGTAAAATTGTCAAACCTTTAATTGCCCCATTCTTACAAAGTACGACTTTCACAAAGATTCTCTCTGGACTGGTATGGGTTATTATGATCATTCTATTTATTCCAAACATGATTTTAACTAATAAAACTCCTACAGAGGCAAATTCATTTAAATGTACAAACCTCAAGAATGAGCTCGGTATGAGCTGGCATAAAGCCTCAAGCTACATTGCCGTAATTATTTTTTGGATCGTGTTCTCTTTGCTCATCTTCTTTTATAGTGTCATATCAAGAAAAATATACAACTCCTACCGGAAGTTCCGAAAAAACTCAAAGGAAGCCAAGAAAAAATCCAGTCGCAACATTTTCAGTATTATGCTTGTATTTTGCATTTGCTTCGTGCCTTATCACGTCTGCAGAATTTCATTCACGCAAAGTCAGACCACAGCCCAGTTAAGCTGTCAATCAGAAAACATGCTCTTATACTTCAAAGAACTCACATTGCTGCTGTCTGCTGTAAATGTGTGTCTTGACCCCATTATTTATTTCCTCCTATGCAAGCCATTTCGGAGAATGTTATTCAAGAAACTTTTCATTGGGTACGGAAACACAAATATTACAGAGAATTCTAAATCCAGAAGATCACCCCAGGGAAGTGCGTGCAGTTCATGA